In a single window of the Limnochorda sp. L945t genome:
- a CDS encoding MurR/RpiR family transcriptional regulator, giving the protein MGPLPERCLARVRGVYTGLRPAEQRVADYLLAHPDRALALSVTELASAARTSESTVVKFAQKLGYGGYRQLRLALALESGTGVPRPVPVYGEIETTDSLETIRSKLLAAYTSTLHETMELLDPPLWDRAADALARARRIHFYGVGASGFVALDAQHKFARIGMDAWAYTDPHLASAFAALLEQGDVAVGISHSGGTLDTLHALRAAREAGATTMCITHRMDAPIVELASIALFTSGHEAPFRSGAIVSRMAQLAVVDALFIAVAIRRGADAMRRLLASREAVEEKHVGPGKAWRDT; this is encoded by the coding sequence ATGGGACCGTTACCTGAGCGGTGCCTGGCCCGGGTCCGGGGTGTCTACACCGGTCTGCGCCCCGCCGAGCAGCGGGTGGCCGACTACCTGCTCGCGCACCCCGACCGCGCGCTGGCGCTGAGCGTCACGGAGCTCGCATCCGCCGCCCGCACCAGCGAGTCGACGGTCGTGAAGTTTGCCCAGAAGCTCGGGTACGGCGGGTACCGGCAGCTGCGGCTGGCCCTCGCCCTCGAGTCGGGCACCGGGGTGCCGAGGCCGGTCCCCGTCTACGGCGAGATCGAAACGACCGACTCCCTGGAGACCATTCGCAGCAAGCTGCTGGCGGCTTACACGAGCACGCTCCACGAGACCATGGAGCTCCTCGATCCGCCGCTTTGGGACCGAGCGGCCGACGCCCTCGCCCGGGCGCGGCGCATCCACTTCTACGGCGTAGGGGCGTCGGGGTTCGTGGCCCTCGACGCCCAGCACAAGTTCGCTCGCATCGGCATGGACGCCTGGGCCTACACCGACCCCCACCTGGCGTCGGCGTTCGCCGCGCTGCTGGAGCAGGGCGACGTCGCGGTCGGGATCTCCCACTCCGGCGGCACTCTCGACACGTTGCACGCGCTGCGCGCGGCCCGAGAGGCCGGCGCCACCACGATGTGCATTACCCACCGCATGGACGCGCCCATCGTCGAGCTGGCGAGCATCGCCCTCTTCACCAGCGGGCACGAGGCGCCGTTTCGGAGCGGGGCCATTGTCTCTCGCATGGCGCAGCTGGCGGTGGTAGACGCCTTGTTCATCGCCGTGGCCATCCGGCGGGGCGCCGACGCCATGCGGCGGCTGCTCGCAAGCCGAGAGGCCGTGGAGGAGAAGCACGTCGGCCCAGGCAAGGCGTGGCGAGATACTTGA
- a CDS encoding ABC transporter permease, which yields MSAATVTVRQICKRYQSLGSVRLRQLGFVAGRALRALATAVTVVTLTFFIIRLMPGNPIEVYVTQLIAQYGIPYAEALNQAAALFSLDLRQPLWQQYLHFLGNLASGNLGTSFLSPGTPVTVILGRFLPWTLLSVGTGLLLSFTIGMGLGMVVAYRRGSWLDQVLSSVASLMSSVPNYLIAMMILVLLGVQWPVLPIHQMRGVLSPGTVPSWSAAFVGDVLYHAALPIATYVLTTVGFWMLTMKNSTLSALEEDYVTVARARGLPERRILTAYVGRNASLPLFTQLTIAAGFVVGGSLLIEYVFVYQGIGLLLISSINQRDYPVMQGVFLLITISVILANLLTDLLYSRIDPRIRIQGGE from the coding sequence ATGAGTGCCGCCACCGTCACGGTGCGACAAATCTGTAAGCGCTATCAGAGCCTCGGCTCGGTCCGTCTACGCCAGCTCGGGTTCGTCGCCGGGCGGGCCCTCAGGGCGCTGGCGACCGCTGTTACCGTGGTCACGCTCACGTTCTTCATCATCCGCCTCATGCCCGGCAATCCCATCGAAGTCTACGTCACCCAGCTCATCGCCCAGTACGGCATCCCGTACGCCGAGGCGCTCAACCAGGCAGCCGCCCTCTTCTCCCTCGACCTCCGCCAGCCGTTGTGGCAGCAGTACCTGCACTTCCTCGGCAACCTGGCCTCCGGCAACCTGGGCACGTCGTTCCTGTCGCCCGGCACGCCGGTCACCGTGATCCTCGGGCGTTTCCTGCCGTGGACGCTCCTCAGCGTGGGCACGGGGCTCCTCTTGAGCTTCACGATCGGCATGGGCCTCGGCATGGTGGTGGCCTACCGGCGCGGCTCGTGGCTCGACCAGGTACTCTCGTCGGTCGCCTCTTTGATGAGCTCCGTGCCCAACTACCTCATCGCCATGATGATCCTCGTGCTGCTGGGCGTGCAGTGGCCGGTGCTGCCCATCCACCAGATGCGCGGCGTGCTGTCGCCCGGGACGGTGCCGTCGTGGTCGGCGGCATTCGTCGGCGACGTGCTGTACCACGCGGCGCTCCCGATTGCCACTTACGTCCTCACCACGGTGGGTTTTTGGATGCTCACCATGAAAAACAGCACGTTGAGCGCCCTGGAGGAGGACTACGTCACCGTGGCCAGGGCCAGGGGGCTGCCGGAGCGGCGCATCCTCACCGCTTACGTGGGCCGCAACGCTTCGTTGCCGCTGTTTACACAGCTCACCATCGCGGCCGGGTTCGTGGTGGGAGGATCGCTTCTCATCGAGTACGTCTTCGTCTACCAGGGCATCGGCCTGTTGCTCATCAGCAGCATCAACCAGCGCGACTACCCGGTCATGCAAGGTGTCTTCCTGCTCATCACCATCAGCGTCATCCTGGCCAACCTTCTCACCGACCTCCTCTACTCGCGTATCGACCCGCGCATCCGCATCCAGGGAGGGGAGTGA
- a CDS encoding ABC transporter permease — protein sequence MALQSAAELEPAAGPGRRAAGGTLRLLLRSPSGIAGLVGVTFFVLLSFLGPLAVPFDTRADVAAIYRPPSLQHPLGTDHQGRDILSQIVHGGRDLLYVAALAGLLSTFIAVTLGALSAYVGGWFDGLVVAVTDIVLTIPQFPLLAVLSGFVRLTSQTALAVIIGALSWPTLLRAVRSQVLSLKEREFVEAARALDLGTGRIVFGEVLPNMMGYIVINLIFAMTSAMYAQVGLIFLGLVPLSGHNWAVMINLAWVRGALFFRDSVWYILSPIAAIAGFQLSLVWLSRALEEIYNPRLSRGT from the coding sequence GTGGCGCTCCAGAGTGCTGCGGAGCTCGAGCCCGCGGCCGGGCCCGGGCGGCGGGCCGCCGGTGGGACGCTCCGGTTGCTGCTCCGGTCGCCGTCGGGTATCGCCGGGCTGGTGGGCGTCACGTTCTTCGTGCTCCTGAGCTTCCTCGGCCCGCTGGCCGTGCCCTTCGACACCCGCGCCGACGTAGCGGCCATCTACCGGCCCCCGTCCCTCCAGCATCCCCTGGGGACCGACCACCAGGGCAGGGACATCTTGTCCCAGATCGTCCACGGCGGGCGCGACCTCCTCTACGTGGCCGCGCTGGCGGGGCTCCTGTCGACGTTCATCGCCGTGACGCTGGGGGCGCTCAGCGCTTACGTGGGCGGGTGGTTCGACGGGCTGGTCGTGGCCGTCACCGACATCGTGCTGACCATCCCGCAGTTCCCGCTGCTGGCCGTGTTGAGCGGCTTCGTGCGTTTGACCAGCCAGACCGCTCTGGCGGTCATCATCGGGGCGCTGTCGTGGCCGACCCTCCTGCGGGCGGTGCGTTCGCAGGTGCTGTCGCTCAAGGAGCGGGAGTTCGTCGAGGCCGCCCGGGCGCTCGACCTCGGGACGGGCCGGATCGTTTTCGGCGAGGTCTTGCCCAACATGATGGGCTACATCGTCATCAACCTCATCTTTGCCATGACCTCGGCCATGTACGCGCAGGTCGGCCTCATTTTCCTTGGTTTGGTACCGCTCTCAGGCCACAACTGGGCGGTCATGATCAATCTCGCGTGGGTGCGGGGAGCCCTCTTCTTCCGCGACAGCGTCTGGTACATCCTCTCCCCCATCGCCGCCATCGCCGGCTTCCAGCTCTCCCTCGTGTGGCTGTCGCGTGCGCTCGAAGAAATCTACAACCCACGCCTCAGCCGGGGCACGTAG